Proteins co-encoded in one Haladaptatus sp. ZSTT2 genomic window:
- a CDS encoding GMC family oxidoreductase → MTHTTASRTDVCIVGAGPAGALLADTLAAAGHDVVVLEAGPRFDPEDRIAQMERSIRPGDSDHGVWEMGGPRDAYTSSGENFYPLNHARVKGVGGSTLHWQGMVMRLHESDFAATGPDGGEWPIDYDELRPYYASAEKELGVAGSVDNPFAPPRDEPYPMPAFAPSHSDSIFAEACEALEITTHSVGNARNSEAYDGRSQCVGYGTCNPVCPSGAKYSADTTIEKAEAKGVRVIAEAPVQRLETTASGERVEAAVYAKNGRTYRQEARQFILAAGGVEIPRLLLLSASDDHPDGLANSSGVVGRYFMEHLFAGMGGVLPRRETRQNHIGFNTTESHQFYDTDDPDIAPIKLEFLNYAGPSPVEMAMDAAEYGDELLETLQDSYGHELGIGALVGQAPRKENYIGLDTAKTDDHGKPVPDVHWRVGERERRTLARANEIQRAVMDELGVDIRWTVGPENTGPTYHHMGTTRMGTNPETSVVDARMRTHDVANLTIASSSVFVTAGAMNPTLTIAALTLRAADFVSESLKQT, encoded by the coding sequence ATGACCCACACCACCGCCTCCCGCACTGACGTGTGCATCGTCGGCGCGGGGCCTGCCGGAGCCTTGCTCGCAGACACGCTTGCAGCGGCTGGCCACGACGTGGTGGTGCTCGAAGCCGGGCCGCGATTCGACCCTGAAGACCGCATCGCGCAGATGGAACGCTCGATTCGACCGGGCGACAGCGACCACGGCGTGTGGGAGATGGGTGGTCCACGCGACGCGTACACGTCTTCTGGCGAGAACTTCTACCCGCTCAATCACGCTCGCGTGAAAGGCGTTGGCGGGAGTACGCTCCACTGGCAGGGGATGGTAATGCGCCTCCACGAGTCAGACTTCGCCGCCACCGGCCCGGACGGCGGCGAGTGGCCCATCGATTACGACGAGTTGCGACCCTACTACGCGAGCGCAGAGAAGGAGTTGGGAGTCGCTGGCTCGGTCGACAACCCGTTCGCCCCGCCACGAGACGAGCCGTATCCGATGCCTGCGTTCGCGCCCTCGCACTCGGATTCGATTTTCGCAGAGGCGTGTGAGGCACTCGAAATCACCACCCATTCGGTGGGGAACGCACGCAACTCAGAGGCGTACGACGGGCGCTCTCAATGCGTAGGCTACGGGACGTGCAATCCCGTGTGTCCGTCGGGCGCGAAGTACTCAGCCGACACCACCATCGAGAAAGCAGAGGCAAAGGGCGTTCGCGTCATTGCTGAAGCCCCCGTCCAACGCCTCGAAACCACCGCATCCGGTGAGCGGGTCGAAGCGGCTGTGTACGCGAAAAACGGGCGGACGTACCGACAGGAAGCCCGTCAGTTCATCCTCGCGGCTGGCGGCGTTGAAATCCCGCGACTGCTCTTGCTGTCCGCTTCGGACGACCACCCGGACGGCCTCGCAAATTCGAGTGGCGTAGTCGGTCGCTACTTCATGGAACACCTATTTGCGGGCATGGGTGGCGTACTTCCCCGCCGCGAGACACGGCAGAACCACATCGGGTTCAACACGACCGAAAGTCACCAGTTTTACGACACCGACGACCCCGATATCGCCCCTATCAAACTCGAATTTTTAAACTATGCCGGGCCCTCGCCCGTCGAGATGGCGATGGATGCAGCCGAGTACGGCGACGAACTGCTCGAAACGCTCCAGGACTCGTACGGCCACGAACTCGGAATCGGGGCGCTCGTTGGCCAAGCGCCGCGCAAAGAGAACTATATCGGCCTCGACACGGCGAAAACCGACGACCACGGCAAACCCGTCCCGGACGTTCACTGGCGGGTTGGCGAGAGAGAACGACGAACTCTCGCCCGCGCAAACGAGATTCAACGCGCCGTCATGGACGAACTTGGCGTGGACATCCGGTGGACGGTCGGGCCGGAAAACACCGGGCCGACGTATCATCACATGGGAACCACGCGAATGGGAACGAACCCCGAAACGAGCGTCGTCGATGCGCGCATGCGCACGCACGACGTGGCGAATCTCACGATTGCGTCAAGCAGCGTGTTCGTCACGGCGGGGGCGATGAACCCGACGCTCACCATCGCAGCGTTGACACTTCGCGCAGCTGACTTCGTCTCTGAATCGCTAAAACAAACGTAA
- a CDS encoding fumarylacetoacetate hydrolase family protein — protein MRHVRFRDPAGSVRTGEWTDEGIVFAGRTYDTDEVDVLPPCEPSKIVCVGLNYADHAAEQNSEIPDRPLLFLKPPNTLAGHGDEVTLPAGKERIDHEAELGVVIGTQAKNVAAADAMDYVAGFTCVDDLSNRDDQRKEQNWIRGKAFDNAAPVGPVVATPDEVPDDASVKLWVNGELRQESSRAEFIFSIPELIEEITSYLTLEEGDIISTGTPAGVSPLADGDVVEVEVEGVGVLEHAVRIPE, from the coding sequence ATGCGACATGTTCGATTCCGCGACCCGGCAGGGTCGGTACGAACTGGTGAGTGGACCGACGAGGGCATCGTTTTCGCGGGCAGAACCTACGACACCGACGAGGTGGACGTACTCCCACCGTGTGAACCGTCGAAGATCGTCTGTGTCGGGCTCAACTACGCAGACCACGCCGCAGAACAGAACTCTGAGATTCCAGACCGTCCACTGTTGTTTCTCAAACCCCCGAACACGCTCGCTGGCCACGGCGACGAAGTGACGCTTCCGGCGGGCAAAGAGCGCATTGACCACGAAGCCGAACTCGGCGTGGTGATCGGCACGCAGGCGAAAAACGTCGCCGCAGCAGACGCGATGGACTACGTGGCGGGCTTTACGTGCGTAGACGACCTCTCGAACCGCGACGACCAGCGCAAAGAACAGAACTGGATTCGTGGCAAGGCGTTCGACAACGCCGCGCCAGTCGGCCCGGTCGTGGCAACGCCCGACGAAGTACCGGACGACGCGTCGGTCAAACTCTGGGTCAACGGCGAACTGCGCCAAGAGTCGTCTCGGGCTGAGTTTATCTTCTCGATTCCCGAACTCATCGAGGAGATTACGTCCTACCTAACGCTCGAAGAGGGCGACATCATCTCGACGGGGACGCCAGCGGGCGTCTCGCCGCTCGCAGACGGCGACGTGGTCGAAGTCGAAGTCGAGGGCGTTGGCGTGCTCGAACACGCCGTCCGGATTCCCGAATAG
- the leuC gene encoding 3-isopropylmalate dehydratase large subunit, whose amino-acid sequence MSNGTLYDKVWDRHKVTTLPNGQDQLFVGLHLIHEVTSPQAFGMLRERDLEVAYPERTYATVDHIIPTADQSRPYADDAAEEMMSELEENVREAGIQFADTSTGNQGIVHVIGPEQGITQPGMTIVCGDSHTSTHGAFGALAFGIGTSQIRDVLATQTVAMEKKKVRKIEVTGELGNSVTAKDVILTIISKLGTDGGVGYVYEYAGEAIESLDMEGRMSICNMSIEGGARAGYVNPDETTYEYLRETDAFADDPEKFERMKTYWESITSDDDAEYDDVVTIDGSEIEPTVTWGTTPGQGIGIKQPVPAPDDLPADKQDTARMSQEHMRVEPGKTMEGYKIDVAFLGSCTNARLPDLRAAAAIAKGRQVHQDVRAMVVPGSQRVKAAAEAEGLDKIFTEAGFEWRQAGCSMCLGMNDDQLQGDEASASSSNRNFIGRQGSKDGRTVLMSPEMVVAAAVTGEVTDVRELKEVAHV is encoded by the coding sequence ATGAGTAACGGAACGCTGTACGACAAGGTGTGGGACCGGCACAAAGTCACGACGCTCCCGAACGGCCAAGACCAGCTGTTCGTGGGCCTCCACCTCATCCACGAGGTGACGAGTCCGCAGGCGTTCGGGATGCTCCGCGAGCGCGACCTCGAAGTCGCCTATCCGGAACGTACCTACGCGACAGTTGACCACATCATTCCGACTGCAGACCAGTCGCGGCCCTACGCCGACGACGCCGCAGAGGAGATGATGAGCGAACTTGAGGAGAACGTCCGCGAGGCCGGTATCCAGTTCGCAGACACGTCCACGGGCAATCAGGGAATTGTCCACGTTATCGGACCAGAGCAGGGCATCACCCAACCCGGTATGACCATTGTGTGTGGCGACAGTCACACCTCGACACACGGTGCATTCGGCGCACTCGCCTTTGGGATTGGCACCTCGCAAATCCGCGACGTGCTCGCCACCCAGACCGTGGCGATGGAGAAAAAGAAGGTGCGGAAAATCGAGGTCACCGGCGAACTCGGTAACAGCGTCACGGCCAAAGACGTCATCCTGACCATCATCAGCAAACTCGGCACCGATGGCGGCGTCGGCTACGTCTACGAGTACGCGGGTGAGGCCATCGAGAGCCTCGACATGGAAGGGCGGATGAGCATCTGCAACATGTCCATCGAGGGCGGTGCGCGTGCGGGCTACGTGAACCCGGACGAAACTACCTACGAGTACCTGCGCGAGACGGACGCCTTCGCGGACGACCCAGAGAAATTCGAGCGGATGAAGACGTACTGGGAGTCCATCACGTCCGACGACGACGCCGAGTACGACGACGTGGTGACCATCGACGGCTCCGAAATCGAGCCGACCGTGACGTGGGGAACCACACCCGGACAAGGCATTGGCATCAAACAGCCGGTGCCCGCCCCCGACGACCTGCCTGCCGACAAGCAGGACACAGCACGCATGTCGCAAGAACACATGCGCGTCGAACCCGGCAAGACGATGGAGGGCTACAAAATCGACGTGGCCTTCCTCGGTAGCTGTACCAACGCCCGACTGCCAGACCTGCGTGCGGCGGCGGCCATCGCCAAAGGGCGGCAAGTTCACCAGGACGTTCGCGCAATGGTCGTCCCCGGTAGCCAGCGCGTGAAAGCCGCGGCCGAAGCAGAAGGCCTCGACAAAATCTTCACCGAGGCTGGTTTCGAATGGCGACAGGCTGGCTGTTCGATGTGTCTTGGCATGAACGACGACCAGCTGCAGGGCGACGAAGCCTCTGCCTCCTCGTCGAACCGCAACTTTATCGGCCGACAGGGGAGCAAAGACGGGCGCACCGTCCTGATGAGCCCCGAGATGGTCGTGGCAGCGGCGGTGACCGGCGAGGTCACTGACGTTCGCGAACTGAAGGAGGTGGCCCACGTATGA
- a CDS encoding isocitrate/isopropylmalate dehydrogenase family protein, translating to MTEQIAVIPGDGIGQEVTPAAVEVLAALDLGFEFVSGDAGDAVKEETGEALPQATRDLVSASDATLFGAAGETAADVILPLRKQVESFANVRPATAYPGVDALKPDTDLVFIRENTEGVYKGIESEIAPGVTTLTRVITEEASRNIAEFGFDYAAQNGYDTVTIAHKANVMRTTDGLFLETAQQVGDERGVDYDTALMDALAMHLILRPEEYGVVICPNLAGDMLSDLSAGLVGGLGLLPSANVGHDNALFEPVHGSAPDIAGQGIANPTATILSGAMLLDHLDHGEEAGRVRSAVESVLESGPHTPDLGGEASTEDVTAAIVERL from the coding sequence ATGACTGAACAGATTGCCGTGATTCCGGGCGACGGAATCGGCCAGGAAGTCACACCCGCTGCCGTAGAGGTACTCGCCGCGCTTGACCTCGGCTTTGAGTTCGTCTCCGGCGACGCTGGTGACGCAGTCAAAGAAGAAACTGGCGAGGCGCTGCCACAAGCCACGCGCGATCTCGTCTCAGCCTCGGACGCGACACTGTTCGGTGCGGCGGGTGAGACGGCCGCGGACGTGATTCTCCCGCTTCGCAAACAGGTGGAGTCATTCGCAAACGTCCGCCCGGCGACGGCCTACCCCGGCGTCGATGCGCTCAAACCGGACACCGACCTCGTGTTCATCCGCGAGAACACGGAGGGCGTCTACAAGGGCATCGAATCGGAGATTGCCCCCGGCGTGACGACGCTCACCCGCGTCATCACCGAAGAGGCCTCGCGCAACATCGCAGAGTTCGGCTTCGACTACGCAGCACAGAACGGCTACGACACGGTCACCATCGCCCACAAGGCGAACGTGATGCGCACGACCGACGGCCTGTTTTTAGAAACGGCACAACAGGTCGGCGACGAACGCGGCGTGGACTACGACACGGCGCTCATGGACGCGCTGGCGATGCACCTCATCCTCCGGCCGGAGGAGTATGGCGTCGTCATCTGCCCGAACCTCGCAGGGGATATGCTTTCTGACCTGTCTGCCGGACTCGTGGGCGGCCTCGGCCTCTTGCCGAGCGCCAACGTCGGTCACGACAACGCGCTGTTCGAGCCGGTTCACGGGAGCGCCCCGGACATCGCAGGCCAAGGAATCGCCAACCCGACGGCGACGATTCTCTCTGGCGCGATGTTGCTCGACCACCTCGACCACGGCGAAGAAGCCGGACGGGTTCGCAGTGCCGTCGAATCGGTGCTCGAATCCGGCCCGCACACGCCTGACTTAGGCGGCGAAGCGAGCACGGAGGACGTAACGGCGGCAATCGTAGAACGCCTGTAA
- the leuD gene encoding 3-isopropylmalate dehydratase small subunit has protein sequence MTDVPSVTNASGTGIPIRGNDIDTDQIIPARFMKVVTFEGLGEFAFFDKRFDEDDNEKDHPFNEAQYQDASILVVNSNFGCGSSREHAPQALMRWGIDAIIGESFAEIFAGNCLALGIPTLTADHDTVSEIQDWVEANPDEELDVDVAAETVTYGGKTVSVTVDDAQRRALVEGEWDTTALLKSNAKAVAETANALPYMESDD, from the coding sequence ATGACCGACGTACCGAGCGTCACCAACGCTTCCGGGACGGGCATTCCCATCCGCGGAAACGATATCGACACAGACCAGATCATTCCGGCGCGATTCATGAAGGTCGTCACCTTCGAAGGGCTTGGCGAGTTCGCCTTTTTCGATAAGCGCTTTGACGAAGACGACAACGAGAAAGACCACCCGTTCAACGAAGCGCAGTATCAGGATGCCTCAATTCTCGTCGTGAACAGCAACTTCGGCTGTGGCTCCTCGCGCGAACACGCCCCACAGGCGCTCATGCGCTGGGGCATCGACGCCATCATCGGCGAATCCTTCGCAGAGATTTTCGCGGGCAACTGCCTCGCACTCGGCATCCCGACGCTGACCGCAGACCACGACACCGTCTCCGAAATCCAAGACTGGGTCGAAGCGAACCCAGACGAGGAACTCGACGTTGACGTGGCCGCAGAAACCGTGACCTACGGCGGCAAGACCGTCTCCGTCACCGTAGACGATGCCCAGCGTCGGGCGCTCGTCGAAGGCGAGTGGGACACCACGGCGCTGCTCAAGTCGAACGCCAAAGCCGTCGCAGAAACCGCAAACGCCCTGCCGTACATGGAAAGCGATGACTGA
- a CDS encoding DUF5799 family protein has product MSERPWTDRIVGARMTVDNLFTDRIAESQLTRQEWGLIMMAVDLEIEHPDDPERARLVANTEKVPEIVPELDNIRQQMQGGPSKQKQSGGMMDSVKNALGLGSSDPAVDEEEIRAAERLANEYAETLQRHLEENGRWEEIRRVAAQQA; this is encoded by the coding sequence ATGTCAGAGCGCCCTTGGACAGACCGCATCGTCGGCGCACGCATGACGGTCGACAATCTGTTCACAGACCGCATCGCCGAATCACAACTCACCCGCCAAGAATGGGGGCTCATCATGATGGCCGTCGATTTGGAGATAGAGCATCCGGACGACCCAGAGCGCGCACGACTCGTCGCAAACACCGAGAAGGTGCCCGAAATCGTCCCCGAACTCGACAACATCCGCCAGCAGATGCAAGGCGGCCCATCGAAGCAAAAACAGTCCGGGGGAATGATGGACTCGGTGAAAAATGCGCTCGGACTCGGCAGTTCCGACCCGGCGGTAGACGAAGAAGAGATTCGTGCCGCAGAGCGACTCGCAAACGAGTACGCAGAAACCCTCCAGCGCCACTTAGAAGAGAACGGTCGCTGGGAGGAAATTCGCCGCGTGGCCGCGCAGCAGGCTTAG
- a CDS encoding metal-dependent hydrolase has product MKLTWYGHSTWHVDVGDTSLLIDPFFDNPKTEKSPEDVPDPDYLLLTHGHADHIADAGAFTDATVVATPELASYVADEFGHEDTIGMNIGGTVECGDAFVTMHRADHTNGLMSEYADSGGMPGGFIISDTKPTQVADEDSYTFYHAGDTGLMTEMRDVIGPYLEPDAVALPIGDHFTMGPWQAAIAADWLDADYAFPMHYDTFPPIEQDPKDFKKEVTATGSGTEVVVLDGDETFDLAAQ; this is encoded by the coding sequence ATGAAACTTACTTGGTACGGACACTCGACGTGGCACGTGGACGTAGGCGACACGAGCCTCCTCATCGACCCGTTTTTCGACAATCCAAAGACTGAGAAATCGCCCGAAGACGTTCCAGATCCGGACTATCTGCTGCTTACTCACGGACACGCAGACCACATCGCAGACGCTGGGGCATTCACCGACGCGACCGTCGTCGCCACGCCAGAACTCGCCTCGTACGTCGCAGACGAGTTCGGCCACGAGGACACGATTGGAATGAACATCGGCGGCACCGTCGAGTGCGGCGACGCCTTCGTCACGATGCACCGCGCAGACCACACCAACGGCCTCATGTCCGAGTACGCAGACTCTGGCGGGATGCCCGGTGGGTTCATCATCAGCGATACAAAGCCAACGCAGGTGGCAGACGAAGACAGCTACACGTTCTACCACGCGGGTGACACCGGCCTGATGACCGAGATGCGCGACGTGATTGGCCCGTACCTCGAACCCGACGCCGTGGCGCTCCCGATTGGCGACCACTTCACGATGGGGCCGTGGCAGGCGGCCATCGCCGCAGACTGGCTCGACGCGGACTACGCCTTCCCGATGCACTACGACACGTTCCCGCCAATCGAACAAGACCCGAAAGACTTCAAGAAAGAAGTGACCGCGACCGGAAGCGGCACGGAAGTCGTCGTTTTGGATGGCGACGAGACGTTCGACCTCGCCGCCCAGTAA
- a CDS encoding DUF7557 family protein, which translates to MPRVHLDEKTLERLDGLRQEDESYDEIITELINIYQAEELTLHYSGEEL; encoded by the coding sequence ATGCCCCGCGTGCATTTAGACGAGAAGACGCTCGAACGCTTAGATGGCCTTCGTCAGGAAGACGAATCCTACGACGAAATCATCACTGAACTCATCAACATCTACCAAGCAGAAGAGTTGACGCTCCACTACAGCGGCGAAGAACTCTAA
- a CDS encoding alpha/beta fold hydrolase produces MTVETHVVTLPSGDQLAYRERMGETDPVVFIHTNCSSSIHWELVFDELDPRYHLIAVDLRGCGGSSYLEPVDSIADFANDVAAFLAALDVGPVHVVGWSSGAAIGLQVELKAPSLVRSQTLISPVSARGYPILKKDNAGNVISQQPLATRAELAADTLQIAPVLEAIETNDAEFLTAYLQTLVFNEQLPDALDLADHVAEMLTQEGFLDFVYATAHFNISSVDNGVEQGTGEGMHLRAPMLVLYGTEDSVILRQMIDHTLSDVGSDAALVVLEGVGHAPAIEAPARVATELEAFFGKFDAVSNSVS; encoded by the coding sequence ATGACTGTCGAGACTCATGTGGTCACACTGCCGAGCGGCGATCAACTCGCCTATCGTGAGCGCATGGGCGAGACAGACCCTGTGGTGTTCATCCATACGAACTGCTCGTCTTCGATTCACTGGGAGCTCGTTTTTGATGAACTGGATCCGCGTTATCACCTCATCGCGGTCGACCTCAGAGGCTGTGGCGGCTCGTCGTACCTCGAACCAGTCGATTCGATTGCGGATTTTGCGAACGATGTTGCGGCGTTTCTCGCGGCGTTGGACGTCGGCCCCGTCCACGTCGTCGGGTGGTCAAGCGGTGCGGCGATTGGCTTACAGGTAGAACTCAAAGCGCCGTCGCTCGTGCGCTCACAAACCCTCATCTCTCCGGTGAGCGCGCGCGGATACCCCATCCTGAAAAAAGACAACGCGGGCAACGTCATCTCACAACAACCGCTCGCCACTCGTGCCGAACTCGCCGCAGACACCCTCCAGATTGCACCTGTCCTCGAAGCCATCGAGACGAACGACGCCGAGTTCCTCACAGCCTACCTGCAAACGCTCGTGTTCAACGAGCAACTCCCGGACGCCCTCGACTTAGCCGACCACGTTGCAGAGATGCTCACCCAAGAGGGGTTTCTCGACTTCGTCTACGCGACAGCCCATTTCAACATCTCGTCGGTCGATAACGGTGTCGAACAAGGCACCGGCGAGGGGATGCACCTCCGTGCGCCAATGCTCGTCCTGTACGGTACCGAAGACAGCGTCATTCTCCGGCAAATGATAGACCACACCCTTTCTGACGTCGGTTCGGACGCCGCACTCGTCGTCCTAGAAGGGGTGGGACATGCGCCCGCAATCGAAGCCCCGGCACGCGTTGCCACTGAACTCGAAGCGTTTTTCGGAAAATTCGATGCGGTCAGCAATTCCGTATCGTAA
- a CDS encoding OsmC family peroxiredoxin has translation MPVRSSEAVWEGTLREGSGTVKTGSGVIEAPYTFMSRFEDGSESNPEEMLGSAHAACLAMQVAADLQRAGYDPEKVTATANVHLEKVDGTQSITKIVVDVEGSAPDVDEAEFLEIATGAKENCIISRALGAIDIEMNAVLV, from the coding sequence ATGCCAGTACGTTCATCCGAGGCCGTGTGGGAGGGAACGCTCCGCGAGGGGTCAGGAACAGTCAAAACCGGCAGTGGCGTCATCGAAGCGCCCTATACGTTCATGTCTCGCTTCGAAGACGGCAGCGAATCGAACCCCGAGGAGATGCTCGGGTCTGCCCACGCCGCCTGTCTTGCGATGCAGGTCGCAGCAGACCTCCAGCGTGCGGGCTACGACCCGGAGAAAGTGACGGCGACGGCGAACGTTCACCTAGAAAAAGTCGATGGAACCCAATCGATTACGAAAATCGTCGTCGACGTAGAAGGCTCTGCCCCCGACGTGGACGAAGCCGAGTTCCTCGAAATCGCGACAGGCGCGAAAGAAAACTGCATCATCTCGCGGGCGCTCGGTGCCATCGACATCGAGATGAACGCCGTACTCGTCTGA
- a CDS encoding ArsR/SmtB family transcription factor — protein MARDGWQQTHPDVQTVLDTLDDTVCQSLLKELTSEKTVQELAEVADVPRSTAYRKINQLEAASLVEAFVEVRTDGHHTTRYRLDFEDVTFSLDANRELTVAITRPPDAPEDRLASLWNELRKET, from the coding sequence ATGGCGCGAGACGGCTGGCAGCAGACCCACCCAGACGTACAGACGGTTCTCGATACGTTAGACGACACCGTCTGTCAGTCGCTGCTCAAAGAACTCACGTCCGAAAAGACGGTACAGGAACTCGCAGAAGTAGCAGACGTTCCGCGTTCGACCGCGTATCGGAAAATCAATCAGCTTGAAGCGGCATCGCTCGTAGAGGCATTCGTCGAGGTGCGAACCGACGGCCACCACACCACGCGTTACCGCCTCGATTTCGAAGACGTGACGTTCAGTCTCGATGCGAACCGCGAGTTGACGGTCGCCATCACGCGCCCACCAGACGCCCCAGAAGACCGGTTGGCGTCGCTCTGGAACGAATTGAGGAAAGAAACATGA
- a CDS encoding DoxX family protein, producing the protein MATTQPTLEGVNTFESQLGGITVRGEAHSLSAWFVLALRLMMGVAFLNAGLDKVLAAGWGAQGYLLNVAATNGNPLQGMFLWMGQTQWFVDFLAIAVPWGELLIGLGLIVGALTRLAAFFGAFMMLMFYFGNWSIEHGVINGDFAYMLVFLAVAAFGAGRILGLDTYLERIEFRGEPLIERYPRLQYIFG; encoded by the coding sequence ATGGCAACTACTCAACCAACCCTCGAAGGCGTAAATACGTTCGAAAGCCAACTCGGTGGCATCACGGTTCGCGGTGAAGCACACAGCCTGAGCGCGTGGTTCGTCCTCGCACTCCGACTCATGATGGGGGTTGCGTTCTTGAACGCAGGCCTCGACAAGGTGCTCGCAGCTGGCTGGGGCGCACAGGGCTACCTGCTTAACGTCGCGGCAACCAATGGCAACCCACTGCAAGGGATGTTCCTCTGGATGGGACAGACGCAGTGGTTCGTTGACTTCCTCGCGATCGCCGTCCCGTGGGGTGAACTCCTCATCGGTCTCGGACTCATCGTCGGCGCACTGACCCGCCTCGCGGCGTTCTTCGGCGCGTTCATGATGCTCATGTTCTACTTCGGTAACTGGAGCATCGAACACGGCGTCATCAACGGCGACTTCGCGTACATGCTGGTCTTCCTCGCCGTGGCCGCCTTCGGTGCAGGCCGCATCCTCGGCCTCGACACCTACTTAGAACGCATCGAGTTCCGTGGCGAACCGCTCATCGAGCGCTACCCACGCCTGCAGTACATCTTCGGCTGA
- a CDS encoding gluconate 2-dehydrogenase subunit 3 family protein, whose protein sequence is MKLTRRDALASLASVGIVVGGGAAFLASDTDGTDVSRTQLVETMAAVAEVIYPTDVSGIHAFVETYLTEKAAARPAYRSHLGRAVAELNETAVEWYDAPVSALPVEVREQLLKEMGLPEADPSSDPDATTARRLRYYIWNDLQYALYASPTGGRLVGIENPQGHPGGLSYTDQP, encoded by the coding sequence ATGAAGCTGACGCGACGAGACGCGCTTGCATCGCTTGCGAGCGTGGGAATCGTCGTCGGTGGGGGTGCGGCGTTCCTCGCGAGTGACACCGACGGCACCGACGTGTCACGGACGCAGCTTGTCGAAACGATGGCTGCCGTTGCAGAAGTTATCTATCCAACGGACGTGAGTGGGATTCACGCATTTGTTGAGACGTATTTGACGGAGAAAGCAGCCGCCCGACCGGCGTACAGAAGCCACCTCGGACGTGCGGTGGCCGAACTGAACGAGACGGCAGTCGAGTGGTACGACGCCCCGGTTTCGGCGTTGCCGGTCGAAGTCCGAGAACAACTCCTCAAAGAGATGGGGCTTCCCGAAGCCGACCCAAGTTCCGACCCGGACGCGACGACGGCGCGGCGACTTCGCTACTACATCTGGAACGATCTCCAGTACGCGCTCTACGCGTCGCCAACGGGCGGGCGTCTCGTGGGCATCGAGAATCCACAGGGCCATCCCGGCGGCTTGAGCTACACAGACCAGCCATGA
- a CDS encoding DUF7521 family protein, which yields MTELFTVVVALKTITLVLGGLITYFAYKAYRRTNAPALRALTIGFGIVTAGSLLAGIADQILGVDASLVAVIESGLTAVGFAVLMYALYVE from the coding sequence ATGACCGAACTGTTCACCGTCGTCGTTGCACTCAAAACAATCACACTCGTCCTTGGCGGGCTCATCACCTATTTCGCGTACAAAGCCTACCGTCGGACGAATGCCCCCGCACTGAGAGCACTCACTATTGGCTTTGGAATCGTTACAGCGGGGTCGTTACTCGCTGGTATCGCAGACCAGATACTCGGCGTCGATGCGAGTCTTGTCGCCGTCATCGAGAGTGGGCTGACGGCGGTTGGATTTGCGGTGTTAATGTACGCACTCTACGTCGAGTGA